The proteins below are encoded in one region of Paenibacillus sp. YYML68:
- a CDS encoding Gfo/Idh/MocA family protein, producing the protein MKIGIIGTGGIAKAHIRALGKLHALQLTGVYDINLESAQKVASENGCTVFATPEQLIEAVDGVIIASPNFMHQEQSLLVLQANKHVLCEKPMAVSLDEARTMSELAKQCSASACVGFNYRYLPIIREIKRLLDNGEIGELLAVKLGFQKSSALTKTSFTWRDDSTSKMTSGALGDLGVHLIDMLWFLLQGEIHEADLKTIMKTNVPIRENKTIHVDDYSAVYGKLKSGTYVELIASKSSTQEETGVYLNLIGTKQELRYESAWKRTYKIKQGIEWVEHSYDAPQTLTDPPNEIFGWSDSFIHQLQDWQLKATRTPAHHNVCIADFRDGLRSQETLDMFIRNRVQPKKEELRHVVLT; encoded by the coding sequence ATGAAAATTGGAATTATCGGTACAGGCGGAATAGCCAAAGCTCACATTCGAGCGCTGGGCAAGCTTCATGCCCTTCAACTTACAGGTGTCTATGATATTAACCTCGAATCTGCACAGAAGGTTGCTAGCGAAAACGGCTGCACCGTATTCGCTACACCCGAGCAATTAATTGAAGCTGTGGACGGTGTGATCATCGCTTCACCTAACTTCATGCATCAGGAGCAATCGCTCCTTGTTCTCCAAGCGAATAAACACGTCTTATGCGAAAAACCGATGGCCGTCAGCTTAGATGAAGCACGCACCATGTCCGAGCTAGCCAAGCAATGCTCAGCTTCCGCTTGTGTCGGCTTTAACTACAGATACCTCCCCATCATTCGCGAAATTAAGCGGTTGCTTGACAACGGGGAGATCGGTGAACTGCTTGCTGTTAAGCTGGGCTTTCAGAAGAGCAGCGCACTAACCAAAACCTCCTTTACATGGCGGGATGACTCCACAAGTAAAATGACCAGTGGAGCACTAGGCGATCTGGGCGTTCATCTAATCGATATGTTGTGGTTCTTACTTCAAGGAGAAATCCATGAAGCCGACTTAAAGACAATAATGAAAACAAACGTTCCTATCAGAGAAAATAAAACGATCCACGTCGACGATTATTCTGCCGTGTACGGTAAGCTTAAGTCAGGTACCTACGTTGAACTCATCGCTTCCAAATCGTCGACGCAGGAGGAAACCGGGGTTTATCTGAATCTGATTGGCACTAAGCAGGAGCTCCGTTATGAGTCCGCTTGGAAACGTACCTATAAAATAAAACAAGGCATCGAATGGGTAGAGCACTCGTATGACGCGCCCCAGACACTGACCGACCCTCCCAATGAAATATTTGGTTGGTCGGATTCGTTCATCCATCAGCTGCAGGATTGGCAGCTTAAGGCCACAAGAACCCCTGCCCATCACAACGTCTGCATTGCAGACTTCCGAGATGGTCTCCGTTCCCAAGAAACACTAGATATGTTTATTCGTAATCGGGTTCAGCCCAAGAAGGAAGAGCTTCGGCATGTCGTCTTAACCTAG
- a CDS encoding HAD-IIB family hydrolase — protein sequence MQSSNSTFLHLPLVPNPEHVIFSDFDETYLAHSGDAAYVAGLRLLEQFLLEHASDKRLLVGWVTGSSLSSVLDKAARHGLNVLPHFIASGLGTEITYFSNGRSSKDTEWELRLLESGYSQDKVSELVESLNRQGVVLIPQSTQGASNLKDSYYYRETGVADDDTLSLDQIREYCSQNGIGVNISKCNPLAGDPEDCYDIDFIPINSGKKHIVAYMLNKTAVSSEHAFAFGDSGNDLDMLQSVKYGYLVGNATDEARSKFPSIANHAYAEAIHTVLVEQLLTLK from the coding sequence ATGCAGTCCTCTAACTCCACTTTTCTACACTTGCCACTCGTTCCTAATCCTGAACATGTTATCTTTTCTGACTTTGACGAAACGTACTTGGCACATAGTGGGGATGCAGCGTATGTTGCGGGCTTGCGCCTACTGGAGCAGTTTCTTCTGGAGCACGCATCAGATAAACGGCTCTTAGTCGGCTGGGTGACCGGCAGCAGCCTGTCCTCCGTCCTCGACAAAGCTGCCAGGCACGGCCTGAACGTGCTGCCACACTTTATTGCCAGCGGGCTCGGTACGGAGATTACGTATTTCAGCAATGGCCGTAGCTCCAAAGATACCGAATGGGAGCTACGGCTGCTTGAAAGCGGCTATTCGCAGGACAAAGTAAGCGAGCTCGTCGAGTCATTGAACCGCCAAGGCGTTGTTCTCATACCGCAAAGCACGCAAGGAGCATCTAATTTGAAAGATAGCTACTATTATCGGGAAACCGGAGTTGCTGATGACGACACGCTCTCCCTAGATCAAATTCGAGAATACTGTTCACAGAACGGGATTGGCGTCAACATCAGCAAATGCAATCCATTGGCAGGTGACCCTGAGGACTGTTACGACATTGACTTCATCCCAATAAACTCAGGCAAAAAACATATTGTCGCCTACATGTTGAACAAAACAGCAGTATCATCCGAGCATGCATTCGCCTTTGGGGACAGCGGAAACGATCTGGACATGCTTCAATCGGTTAAATACGGATATCTGGTCGGTAATGCGACCGATGAGGCACGTTCCAAGTTTCCTTCTATAGCGAATCATGCATATGCGGAAGCCATCCATACTGTATTGGTAGAACAATTATTGACCCTTAAATAA
- a CDS encoding DegT/DnrJ/EryC1/StrS aminotransferase family protein, with the protein MRQALSNAQTFCAISYKEARSTMPQPVQAVTTLMHRGDSQSNLLLYQAMLSHNSGLEIAFDSNKANEKLREALVHEGRLKDPFDPLHLFQKTTSESIVPFLPLHRLSNEEEKKACMTAFAQVLESGLYTSGPFTEKLEREFSSFLQQKHVLLCSSGTDAMIVALLALGIGPGDEVIMPANSFAATENAVLACGAIPVFCDSTAHDYLIDAAKIEPLVTARTKAILPVHLYGRMSDMKQLRAVADTFGLFLIEDGCQAIGATDLGKYGDIAVISLNPFKNMGVCGKAGGLMTNKDELAERCSRFSYHGFVKGQKNVKQESFGYNSRIDNTQSAIGLAKLPFLSLNNFKRMVLASRYISLLRPLQESGRISLPDLTGDHVWHLFSIQIHSMFDRDEVRRRLHSEFQVETDVYYTVLSHLQQTPLRDTHFKHCSLPNTETLHKRLLNLPLHPNMTLDEQDRVVEGLHAVL; encoded by the coding sequence ATGAGACAAGCTTTATCCAATGCGCAAACCTTTTGCGCAATATCCTATAAGGAGGCAAGAAGCACTATGCCGCAACCCGTTCAGGCAGTGACCACTTTAATGCATCGAGGAGATAGCCAAAGCAATTTATTACTCTATCAAGCAATGCTTTCTCATAACAGCGGCTTGGAAATAGCATTTGATTCGAATAAGGCTAATGAGAAGCTACGGGAAGCACTAGTTCACGAGGGACGCTTGAAGGATCCGTTCGACCCGCTACACTTGTTTCAAAAAACGACTAGTGAGAGCATCGTCCCTTTCCTGCCTTTACACCGTCTTTCCAATGAAGAAGAGAAGAAGGCTTGTATGACTGCATTCGCGCAAGTATTGGAATCCGGTCTCTACACCTCAGGCCCCTTCACGGAAAAGCTAGAGCGCGAGTTCTCCTCCTTCCTGCAGCAGAAGCACGTCTTGCTTTGCAGCAGCGGCACTGACGCCATGATTGTCGCTTTGCTGGCACTAGGCATTGGGCCAGGAGATGAAGTGATCATGCCCGCCAACAGCTTCGCTGCTACCGAGAACGCTGTCCTTGCCTGCGGAGCGATTCCTGTCTTCTGCGACTCTACTGCTCATGATTACTTGATTGATGCAGCTAAGATCGAACCCCTCGTCACAGCCCGCACCAAGGCGATACTTCCTGTACATTTGTATGGTCGTATGTCTGACATGAAACAGCTTCGAGCCGTAGCTGACACCTTCGGTCTCTTTCTTATTGAGGATGGATGTCAAGCGATTGGTGCAACTGATTTAGGCAAATATGGAGACATCGCTGTAATTAGCCTGAATCCATTCAAGAATATGGGTGTATGCGGCAAAGCTGGCGGTCTGATGACCAATAAGGATGAGCTTGCAGAACGCTGCAGCCGCTTCAGCTACCACGGGTTTGTCAAGGGACAAAAAAATGTGAAGCAGGAATCGTTCGGTTATAACTCGAGGATCGATAATACGCAATCGGCTATTGGCCTAGCCAAGCTTCCGTTCCTTTCTCTAAACAACTTCAAAAGAATGGTGCTTGCTTCACGTTATATCAGCCTCTTAAGACCACTTCAGGAATCCGGTCGCATTTCGTTACCTGATTTGACAGGAGATCACGTGTGGCACCTATTTTCCATTCAAATCCACTCCATGTTCGATCGCGATGAGGTCAGACGCAGACTGCATTCGGAATTTCAAGTTGAAACCGATGTCTACTACACCGTGCTGAGTCATCTTCAGCAGACACCACTGCGTGACACGCACTTCAAGCATTGTTCGCTTCCGAATACCGAAACCTTGCACAAGAGGCTATTGAATCTCCCACTCCACCCCAATATGACGTTGGACGAGCAGGATCGGGTTGTGGAGGGTTTGCATGCAGTCCTCTAA
- a CDS encoding HAD family hydrolase: protein MTRAETNHRGITIAGEFIPVKAIGFDKDGTLFHAEAFWDYVDEMRKENFVRIVGEEHGHLWNQAMGTDQPGKIDYQGVLAVATLQEEIIIIAGLIYLLKRYPWFQCRTLAESIFKEADRHMQLEKAFLRKEGVPEIFHRLTTRNIRTCIVTSDHALRTKACVDLLGIEELLDFIITPEAVTKGKPDPEMTLEACRRLQIQPHEFAVVGDSIVDMRMAKAAGSIAIGVVTHEGSREMLEKECDYLIESLVEIE from the coding sequence GTGACGCGTGCTGAGACAAACCATAGAGGAATTACAATTGCTGGCGAATTCATTCCTGTGAAGGCCATCGGCTTTGATAAAGATGGAACCTTGTTTCATGCTGAGGCTTTCTGGGATTATGTGGATGAAATGCGCAAGGAAAACTTCGTTCGAATCGTTGGTGAAGAGCATGGTCATCTTTGGAATCAAGCGATGGGGACTGATCAGCCGGGTAAGATCGATTATCAAGGGGTACTTGCTGTAGCGACACTGCAAGAGGAAATCATAATAATTGCAGGGTTGATTTACTTGCTTAAGCGTTATCCGTGGTTTCAATGCAGAACATTGGCGGAATCCATTTTTAAAGAAGCTGATCGGCATATGCAGCTGGAGAAAGCTTTTCTCAGAAAAGAAGGCGTGCCAGAAATATTTCATCGCTTGACAACGCGAAATATCCGTACATGTATTGTGACCTCTGACCATGCGCTTCGGACAAAGGCGTGTGTCGATTTATTAGGAATAGAGGAATTGCTGGATTTCATCATTACTCCAGAAGCGGTGACTAAAGGGAAGCCCGATCCCGAGATGACTTTGGAAGCATGCAGGAGGCTTCAGATACAGCCCCATGAGTTCGCTGTGGTCGGCGATTCTATCGTCGATATGCGGATGGCCAAAGCAGCAGGCAGCATTGCCATTGGTGTCGTCACCCACGAAGGCTCGAGAGAGATGCTGGAGAAGGAATGTGATTATCTTATTGAGTCTTTGGTTGAGATCGAATAG
- a CDS encoding polysaccharide deacetylase family protein — MKRGWPARFSSMFSRVVVVAMVMVMALVGWGSGSGGAEAKSTTEAGHGEQALQEAYAALSAGKRVETERSYRTPEKPTVYLTFDDGPSELTPKVLDVLKEHGVPATFFVVGAQVEARPEVLKRIVKEGHAVGNHSYNHSYKELYSSFEGYWSQLKRTEEVLLRTAGVRTSIARAPGGTFSNFDHYYFYYLQEAGYHVYDWSIDSGDSRRVGVPAAEIVANVQKGPFRHEVNVLMHDGAGHGETLKALPDIIRTFRDQGYTFAAMDEQVKPDRFSVVKSSRWPRHTTLETFKTTTEDMREHLAARLKEAAPLDKGRAAEGLAGRLKSADGDVLEGGARATAGSAGAVQSGGPVDSAGLAGLAVSAGFTGSGGAAEEAAGAVTEDSAFSTVTAMDTIRLQQVMLRIGNRLTELEASELLLREHRLIVPLRALAEALGAKVEWSESSRTAAIEYGTHRAEYDLSRLQLRSYEQVRIGMTDIYRSMQVTSLPELELRDGSLYVPMRAALQQLGVKVLAYEAASERAAVVQAGRPQRMGMLVPSVPMILAGYLPVPEV, encoded by the coding sequence ATGAAGCGTGGATGGCCGGCACGATTCAGCAGCATGTTCAGTAGAGTGGTAGTGGTAGCGATGGTGATGGTAATGGCTCTAGTTGGATGGGGGTCAGGTAGCGGGGGTGCTGAAGCGAAGTCTACTACAGAGGCTGGGCATGGGGAGCAGGCGCTGCAGGAGGCGTACGCGGCCTTGTCTGCAGGGAAGCGGGTGGAGACGGAGAGGTCGTATCGGACACCGGAGAAGCCGACTGTATACTTGACGTTCGACGATGGGCCGAGCGAGCTGACGCCGAAGGTGCTGGACGTGCTGAAGGAGCACGGTGTTCCGGCTACGTTCTTCGTTGTAGGCGCACAGGTGGAGGCAAGGCCCGAGGTGCTGAAGCGAATCGTGAAGGAAGGCCACGCGGTCGGCAATCATTCATATAATCATTCGTATAAAGAGCTGTATTCGAGCTTCGAGGGCTATTGGAGCCAGCTGAAGCGGACCGAGGAGGTGCTGCTGCGCACGGCTGGTGTGCGGACATCCATTGCGAGGGCGCCGGGCGGGACGTTCTCGAATTTCGACCATTACTACTTCTATTATTTGCAGGAAGCGGGCTATCACGTGTATGACTGGTCGATCGACAGTGGGGATTCGAGGCGGGTCGGGGTGCCGGCGGCGGAAATTGTGGCGAACGTGCAGAAGGGTCCTTTTCGCCATGAGGTCAACGTGCTGATGCATGATGGAGCGGGGCATGGGGAGACGCTGAAGGCGCTGCCGGACATCATCCGGACGTTCCGGGATCAAGGCTACACGTTCGCTGCAATGGATGAGCAGGTGAAGCCAGATCGGTTCTCGGTCGTCAAGTCGTCGAGATGGCCTAGACATACGACGCTGGAGACGTTCAAGACGACGACAGAAGACATGAGGGAGCACTTGGCCGCACGCTTGAAGGAAGCAGCGCCATTAGATAAGGGACGAGCTGCAGAGGGGTTAGCTGGAAGGCTGAAGTCGGCCGACGGCGATGTACTTGAGGGCGGCGCGAGGGCAACGGCTGGATCGGCTGGAGCCGTTCAGTCAGGTGGACCCGTGGATTCGGCTGGATTAGCTGGATTAGCGGTATCAGCTGGATTTACAGGCTCGGGTGGTGCTGCTGAAGAAGCCGCAGGGGCAGTCACGGAGGATTCGGCTTTTTCGACGGTTACAGCTATGGATACGATTCGGCTTCAGCAGGTGATGCTGCGGATTGGCAATCGACTTACCGAGCTGGAGGCGTCTGAGCTGCTGCTGCGCGAGCACCGGCTGATCGTTCCGCTGCGCGCGCTTGCGGAGGCGCTGGGTGCTAAGGTAGAGTGGTCGGAATCGTCGCGTACGGCAGCGATCGAATACGGCACGCACCGGGCGGAATATGATCTCTCGCGCCTCCAGCTACGCAGCTATGAGCAGGTGCGCATCGGGATGACCGACATCTACCGATCGATGCAGGTGACCTCGCTGCCCGAGCTGGAGCTGCGGGATGGGAGTCTGTACGTGCCGATGCGTGCTGCGCTGCAGCAGCTCGGTGTGAAGGTGCTGGCCTATGAAGCCGCCTCGGAGCGTGCTGCCGTTGTTCAAGCGGGAAGGCCGCAACGAATGGGAATGCTCGTCCCTAGCGTGCCTATGATACTAGCAGGGTATCTTCCTGTGCCTGAAGTCTAA